From one Dermacentor silvarum isolate Dsil-2018 chromosome 3, BIME_Dsil_1.4, whole genome shotgun sequence genomic stretch:
- the LOC119444773 gene encoding uncharacterized protein LOC119444773 translates to MPCKCCVPRCRGNYTGDTKVHVFKFPRDQALRDACIRAVPRENLTVTEHSRVTYFFFSVCELHFMDEDIIRDATHTDQATGRVMTVPLSHVRLRPDAVPSKFPNHSSYLSRKTARREDPDSKRARIENAALQKAIAESNEAFIRVREEDKVNSVSELANHLRSQRMKFWDVIERNERLLLIHIVDDEAPWLKYSVCVKGDLSVTLHVMKTAVKKLGANLCVPEIANSKRGMVELLEGIEKSDCDLMSNSVAEISEAVCLLLDQLCTSQAEDDANCIQFLKEQVTLHLSKKQRRRYSADFMMFCCIVFTISPHAYAFIRSHGSITLPHPTTIRSVCSSYGMSPQQEHQSETFLSYMTTRISDLKDDQRFVTVMVDEIHIKPYFDYKGGNITGAAINRNEAANGALVFMVRSVTCKFKEVAHIVPVHRLEAEFLQKTLKDVICGLEKIGYRVMCVVSDNNSVNRKAMSLLESPPCNRIVYQHPSDPSRPLFFVIDPVHILKCIQNNWINQKNDQICFYFPEIQGDTPESERMQTASFATIRDLHSKECDQLLKYGYGLSRKALYPSSLERQDVKLALQIFNDYLPEALRALGAKHNLFSFEATATFVEIILKWWKIVNVKTPWKGERLRDHFQQPVLSIDNDPKIDFLHMFLKWLDEWKNKGFDNGTLTKETHAALEHTTYALVELARYSFEELGMSYVLFGKIQTDCLEDRFGKYRQLAGAQYHISIRQIYEVENKLRLQSTLPTVSPDQHWECVRKQVEALLPSSNVVVTSQALTKMQDVVPVIVYVGGYAVYGTLKKLKCEQCRDSLTVDKKITVSATNEHYGLVKQLDRGGLVYPSMFALNAVAHSYVVVEQLATEPALLMMPEQRQVVTKITLQLLASEEQSDFDTCENGHTVELVLKHILRCSTNILLKNFCRKLNDKLLDAADKSKKRKATTLEAK, encoded by the exons ATGCCGTGCAAATGCTGTGTACCTCGATGCCGCGGAAACTACACGGGGGACACGAAGGTGCACGTCTTCAAGTTCCCGAGAGATCAAGCTCTAAGGGACGCTTGTATTCGCGCTGTGCCACGGGAAAACCTCACGGTCACCGAACATTCCAGGGTAA cgtatttttttttctcggtatgtgaacttcatttcatggacgaggacattattcgagacgcgacgcatacagatcaagcaactggccgcgtaatgacagtGCCGCTATCTCATGTGCGCCTTCGCCCAGACGCTGTACCGTCGAAGTTCCCGAATCATTCGAGCTACTTGTCCAGAAAGACCGCGAGGAGGGAAGATCCTGACTCCAAGCGCGCGCGAATAGAGAATGCAGCCCTTCAGAAAGCCATCGCTGAATCCAACGAGGCATTTATCAGAGTACGCGAGGAGGATAAAGTCAACAGTGTGAGCGAACTTGCCAACCACTTAAGGAGCCAACGGATGAAGTTCTGGGATGTTatcgaaagaaatgaaaggctTCTTCTCATTCACATTGTCGACGATGAAGCACCGTGGTTGAAATACTCTGTTTGCGTGAAAGGAGATTTGAGCGTGACACTACACGTTATGAAAACGGCCGTAAAAAAGCTCGGTGCAAATCTCTGCGTTCCCGAAATCGCTAACAGTAAAAGGGGTATGGTGGAACTCCTGGAAGGCATCGAGAAGTCGGACTGTGACCTGATGTCCAACTCAGTCGCCGAAATTTCCGAGGCTGTTTGTTTACTGCTTGATCAGCTTTGCACGTCCCAAGCAGAAGATGACGCCAACTGTATTCAATTTCTGAAAGAGCAAGTCACCTTGCACCTATCGAAAAAACAGCGCAGGCGCTACTCTGCTGATTTCATGATGTTTTGCTGTATTGTTTTCACTATATCGCCCCATGCATACGCGTTCATACGTAGCCATGGAAGCATCACCTTGCCGCATCCTACGACGATAAGATCAGTGTGCTCGTCTTATGGTATGAGTCCTCAACAAGAGCATCAGAGTGAAACATTCCTCAGCTACATGACAACAAGAATTTCTGACCTGAAAGATGACCAGCGCTTTGTCACAGTTATGGTTGATGAAATACATATAAAACCTTACTTTGACTACAAAGGAGGCAATATTACCGGCGCTGCAATTAATAGAAATGAAGCTGCTAACGGTGCGCTCGTTTTCATGGTGCGCAGCGTGACGTGTAAATTCAAAGAAGTTGCGCACATCGTGCCGGTGCACCGACTAGAGGCGGAGTTCCTGCAAAAGACGCTTAAAGACGTGATTTGTGGGCTGGAAAAGATTGGGTACCGGGTTATGTGCGTCGTCAGCGACAACAACTCTGTGAACAGAAAAGCGATGTCACTTCTCGAATCACCTccgtgtaacagaattgtgtACCAACATCCATCAGACCCTTCAAGGCCGCTGTTCTTCGTTATAGACCCAGTGCACATTCTAAAATGCATACAAAATAACTGGATCAATCAGAAGAATGACCAAATTTGTTTCTACTTCCCGGAGATCCAAGGAGACACACCAGAATCAGAGCGAATGCAAACAGCGTCATTTGCAACAATCAGGGACCTTCACAGCAAAGAGTGTGACCAGCTGTTGAAATATGGCTATGGACTGTCAAGAAAAGCCCTCTACCCTTCGAGTCTTGAAAGGCAGGACGTAAAGCTTGCTTTACAAATCTTCAATGACTATTTACCAGAGGCGTTACGTGCTCTTGGAGCAAAGCACAACCTATTCTCTTTCGAGGCCACGGCTACATTCGTCGAGATCATACTCAAGTGGTGGAAAATTGTAAACGTCAAAACTCCATGGAAGGGAGAAAGGCTTAGAGATCACTTCCAACAACCAGTGCTTTCCATTGATAACGATCCAAAAATTGACTTCTTGCACATGTTTCTGAAGTGGCTGGATGAGTGGAAGAACAAAGGTTTTGACAACGGTACTCTGACAAAGGAGACTCACGCTGCTCTCGAACACACCACCTATGCGCTTGTTGAGCTCGCTAGGTACAGCTTCGAAGAGCTTGGAATGTCATATGTCCTTTTTGGGAAGATTCAGACAGACTGCCTTGAAGATCGGTTTGGAAAGTATAGGCAGCTGGCAGGTGCGCAATATCACATCTCCATCAGGCAGATATATGAAGTCGAAAACAAGCTGCGCCTGCAGAGCACCTTGCCTACAGTTTCCCCTGACCAGCACTGGGAATGTGTCCGAAAGCAAGTCGAGGCATTGCTTCCCAGCAGCAACGTTGTTGTTACCAGCCAGGCTCTTACGAAGATGCAGGACGTCGTCCCAGTCATCGTCTACGTTGGAGGGTATGCAGTATACGGGACCCTTAAAAAGTTGAAGTGCGAGCAATGCAGGGACTCGTTGACCGTGGACAAGAAGATCACAGTCTCTGCCACAAACGAACATTATGGTCTTGTGAAGCAGCTGGACCGAGGAGGTTTAGTTTATCCATCAATGTTTGCACTTAACGCAGTTGCTCATAGCTACGTTGTAGTAGAGCAGCTCGCtacagagccagcactgcttatgATGCCTGAACAACGCCAGGTGGTAACGAAAATTACGCTACAATTGCTGGCTAGTGAAGAGCAGTCCGACTTCGATACGTGTGAGAATGGCCACACAGTTGAATTAGTGCTTAAACACATCCTGCGgtgcagcaccaacattctgctaaagaacttttgtaggaagctgaacgacaaacttctcgacgctgccgataaatcaaaaaaaaggaaagccacaactctcgaggccaaataa